One stretch of Vibrio kanaloae DNA includes these proteins:
- a CDS encoding DUF2238 domain-containing protein translates to MTTTPLAKNIPLLSLTALYLTVFLFSAIEPFSRAVWIAEITPALGILAGIWWLSTKLTFSKTAYVLMFIWLALHTIGAKYTFAEVPFDWFNNMIGSDRNNFDRVAHFAIGLYAYPLAEYLIRKKLAQPVLACFFALFAIMSVAAGYEIIEWWYAEIAGGDEGIAFLGSQGDIWDAQKDMLCDTTGAIVSLVLLKLQERVRA, encoded by the coding sequence ATGACAACAACGCCTCTTGCTAAAAATATCCCCTTGCTGTCACTGACAGCTCTTTACCTTACTGTATTTCTATTCTCTGCTATTGAACCTTTTTCAAGAGCGGTATGGATTGCAGAAATCACCCCCGCCCTTGGTATTCTTGCCGGTATATGGTGGCTTTCTACCAAGCTCACCTTTTCAAAGACGGCTTACGTTCTAATGTTTATTTGGCTAGCTCTACACACAATTGGTGCCAAATACACCTTCGCAGAAGTGCCCTTTGATTGGTTTAACAACATGATAGGCTCTGATCGCAATAATTTTGATCGAGTCGCTCATTTTGCTATTGGTCTTTATGCTTACCCGCTCGCTGAATATTTGATTCGTAAGAAACTAGCTCAACCTGTGTTGGCGTGTTTCTTTGCTCTGTTTGCCATCATGAGTGTTGCAGCAGGTTATGAGATTATTGAGTGGTGGTACGCGGAAATTGCAGGTGGCGATGAAGGTATCGCATTCCTTGGGTCACAAGGTGATATTTGGGATGCTCAGAAAGACATGCTTTGCGATACAACTGGAGCAATAGTCTCGTTGGTACTTCTCAAGCTTCAAGAGCGAGTTAGAGCTTAG